Proteins from a genomic interval of Arvicola amphibius chromosome 17, mArvAmp1.2, whole genome shotgun sequence:
- the LOC119803713 gene encoding olfactory receptor 9K2, which produces MGDRGASNHSGVTDFILVGFRVGPELHLLLFLLFLLVYAMILLGNIGMMTIILTDPRLNTPMYFFLGNLSFIDLFYSSVIAPKAMSNFWTESKSISFAGCVAQIFLFALFIVAEGFLLAAMAYDRFIAICNPLLYSVHMSTRLCAQLVAGSYFCGCISSVLQTSMTFTLSFCASRAVDHFYCDSRPLQRLSCSDLFIHRIVSFSLAGIIILPTVIVIVVSYMYIVSTVLKIRSTEGRKKAFSTCSSHLGVVSVLYGAVFFMYLTPDRFPELSKLASLCYSLVTPMLNPLIYSLRNRDVKDALSKLLDKKMSIL; this is translated from the coding sequence ATGGGTGACAGGGGAGCAAGCAATCACTCAGGAGTGACTGACTTCATCCTTGTAGGTTTCAGGGTCGGCCCTGAGCTccatcttctcctcttcctgctctttctgCTTGTGTATGCCATGATCCTTCTAGGAAACATTGGGATGATGACCATTATTTTGACTGATCCCCGGCTGAACACACCAATGTATTTCTTCCTAGGCAACCTCTCCTTCATTGACCTCTTCTATTCATCTGTTATTGCACCGAAGGCTATGAGCAACTTTTGGACCGAGAGCAAGTCCATCTCGTTTGCAGGCTGCGTGGCCCAGATCTTTCTCTTTGCACTCTTTATTGTGGCGGAAGGATTTCTCCTGGCAGCCATGGCCTATGATCGTTTCATTGCCATCTGCAACCCACTCCTCTACTCTGTTCACATGTCCACACGCCTCTGTGCTCAGCTGGTGGCAGGCTCGTACTTCTGTGGCTGCATCAGCTCTGTTCTCCAGACCAGCATGACATTTACTTTATCGTTTTGTGCTTCTCGGGCTGTTGACCACTTTTACTGCGATAGTCGTCCACTTCAGAGACTCTCCTGTTCTGACCTTTTCATACACAGAATAGTATCTTTTTCCTTAGCTGGCATCATTATCTTACCAACGGTCATAGTCATTGTTGTTTCTTACATGTATATTGTGTCCACCGTGCTAAAGATACGTtccacagagggaaggaagaaggcctTCTCCACTTGCAGCTCTCACCTGGGTGTTGTGAGTGTGCTCTATGGTGCTGTTTTCTTCATGTATCTCACCCCTGACAGATTCCCTGAACTGAGTAAGTTGGCTTCCTTGTGCTACTCCCTAGTCACACCAATGCTGAACCCTCTGATTTACTCTCTGAGGAACAGAGATGTGAAAGATGCTCTAAGCAAACTTCTAGACAAGAAAATGTCCATTCTTTGA